From the genome of Rhizobium indicum:
CCTTTCAGAGATACGCCGCAACATGAGGACTTTTCGATGAAATATTTGCTGACGTTCGCCACCGTCTCGTTGCTTCTGGCAGCGCAATCGGCTGCCATGGCGCAAGTTCCACCGCCCATCCCCTTGCTGCCCGGCCCTCCGGGGCCGCCACCCCTTATCACGCCGCCACCGCCCGAGGCTCCTGCGCCATCGGAGGAATATTCGAATGAATATGACGGGAGACATTATGCTTGGTGCGCGCGCCGGTACCGGTCTTATTCAGCCTATGACAATAGTTTTCAGCCCTCCCGGCGACCGCGCAGGCAATGTTATTCCCCCTACGATTGAGCCGGCGTCCTTTCGAGCCCGTCGGAGCGGCTGTCTAACGTCCGGCGGCCTTCAGGATGCGGAGGGCGAGCTTGTGATGCGGCAAATCCAGCATGCGTCCGTCAAGCTGGATGACGCCGGCGTCCGGCCTGGCGGCAAAGGCGGCGGCGACTTTCTCTGCCCAGGCGATCTCGGAAGCCTCAGGCGTGAAGGCGTGGTTGATCGTTTCGATCTGGCTTGGATGGATGGCCATCATGCCGGAAAAGCCGTCGCGCCGGGCGCGGCCGACATAGGCCCTGAGACCGTTGAGATCGCGGAAATCGGGATAGACGGTGTCGATGGCCGGAATGGCGGCGGCGTGCGCCGCAAATAGCGTCAGCGAGCGGGCAAGCTCGAAAGGCGGCGTATAACGGCCATCCGTCCTGCGCGCGGTCGCAGCCCCCATCGCGGCGGGCAGATCCTCGGCACCCCAGGTCAGGCCGCAAAGGCTCGCCGAGACCTCTCGGTAGCTGCCGATTTCGAAGATCGCGGATGGTGTTTCGGTTGCGATCGGCAAAATGGGGATTTCAGATGCAAGAGAGCCTGCGAGTTTCAGCACGGAGGCGGCACCCTCGGCCTTCGGCAGCACGATCGCGAAAGGATGAAGGCCGCTCAAAGCGGCAAGGTCGTCTTCGAATTCTGGCGAGGCGAGGGGATTGATGCGGATCAGAAGAGGGGTCTCGCCGGCATGATGCAGGACGAACTCGTGCACGCTCTCGCGCGCTTTCGCCTTGTTTAAGGGCGCAACCGAATCTTCCAGGTCGAGAATGACGGCATCGGCGCCCGAGGCGAGCGCTTTTTCGAAACGTTCCGGCCGGTCACCGGGCGCAAAGAGCAGCGAGCGCAGCCTCATGACGGCTTCACCTTCAGCATTGCCGTGCGCAGGCACTGGCAGACGATCTCGCCGCGCTGGTTCAGCGTGATATGCCGGAAGGTGACGATGCCGGCGTCGGGGCGGGAGTTCGAGCGGCGCAGTTCTATCACTTCCGTTTCCACTCGCAGCGTATCGCCGATGAAGACCGGTTTTGGCATCGTCACCTTGTCATAGCCGAGATTGGCGACGAGCGTGCCGAGCGTGGTGTCGCCGACCGAAAGGCCGACGGTGAGCGCAAAGGTGAAGTTGCCGTTGACGACGATCCGGCCGAATTCGGTGCCGGCGGCATAGTCGGCATCGAGATGCAGCGGCTGCGGATTGTGGGAGAGCGTCGTGAACAGCAGGTTGTCGGTCTCGGTGACCGTGCGGCGGATGTCGTGGGCGATGCGGTCGCCGACTGTCCATTCGTCGAAATAACGGCCGGCCATCAAATCTCCTCCTTCACAATGCTGACGACCAGCTGGTTCTCCGAGACCCTGATCCCCGAGGAAACCTGCAGTTTTTCGACGATGCCGTCGAAGGGCGCACGCAGAGAATGCTCCATCTTCATCGCTTCAACCGTCAGTAGGCGGTCCCCCTTGGCGACACGATCGCCGTCGGCGACCTCCACCGAAATGACGAGGCCGGGCATGGGCGAAAGGATCGCGCCATCGCCGGCACCCTGACTTGCTTCGACTTCGCTCGCGACGGGCAGGCTGATCGGCCAGGCATTGCCGGCCTCGAAAAGCACCGTGGTTTCACCGATCGTGACGGTATTGGCCTCAAGCTCCGGACGTGATTGCCCCCAATGGAGGTGCTCGCCGATCCGGATGCGCACCCTCCTGTCATCCGCGCCGGCGATGCGGAACCCGGCAAGCGCGGACCAGGGATCACCATCCTTTTTTCTTGAAAGCAACGTGGCCGCGGTGTCGATCGCGATTTCGCTCGGCTCCGTCGCCACCAGGCTATCGCCATGGCGGTCGAGAAAGCCGGTATCGATCCGAGCTGCGCGAAAATCCGGATCGACGGCGATGCGGGCAAGCAGGCCGGCATTGGATCTGACCGGCCAGACCTCGATGCCGGCGCAGGCGGCTGCGAGCTTCGAGAGTGCGGCCTCGCGGTTCGGCCCATGGGCGATGATCTTGGCAATCATCGGATCGTAGAAGGCGGTGATTTCATCGCCTTGTTCGACGCCGCTATCGACGCGGACCGTTTGCGGCAGTCTGAGATGGTCGAGCCGGCCGGTCGAGGGCAGATAGCCGGCGGCGGGGTTTTCGG
Proteins encoded in this window:
- a CDS encoding BA14K family protein, with product MAQVPPPIPLLPGPPGPPPLITPPPPEAPAPSEEYSNEYDGRHYAWCARRYRSYSAYDNSFQPSRRPRRQCYSPYD
- a CDS encoding MaoC family dehydratase; its protein translation is MAGRYFDEWTVGDRIAHDIRRTVTETDNLLFTTLSHNPQPLHLDADYAAGTEFGRIVVNGNFTFALTVGLSVGDTTLGTLVANLGYDKVTMPKPVFIGDTLRVETEVIELRRSNSRPDAGIVTFRHITLNQRGEIVCQCLRTAMLKVKPS
- a CDS encoding HpcH/HpaI aldolase/citrate lyase family protein, encoding MRLRSLLFAPGDRPERFEKALASGADAVILDLEDSVAPLNKAKARESVHEFVLHHAGETPLLIRINPLASPEFEDDLAALSGLHPFAIVLPKAEGAASVLKLAGSLASEIPILPIATETPSAIFEIGSYREVSASLCGLTWGAEDLPAAMGAATARRTDGRYTPPFELARSLTLFAAHAAAIPAIDTVYPDFRDLNGLRAYVGRARRDGFSGMMAIHPSQIETINHAFTPEASEIAWAEKVAAAFAARPDAGVIQLDGRMLDLPHHKLALRILKAAGR